cTTATTAATTTCTACATGCTTGAAAGAGCTTCCAAATAATTTGATGATGactgttattattattgataagaATAGCAATTCATGCAAGCCATGTGGCTTAACAATGTGCTTCAAGTTGATGGGTTTGGTCCATCCATCAATCTAGAAGATATGTGTCTAGATTAGTCAATCCAGAGATACAAACTATACGTTTGGAATTGTCAATCCAGACGTTCATTTGAGAGCTTTTGAGaatattaaagataaaaaagaaaccACCATCCAAAAGAGGGGTGGCGGGCTGCTccagtaataaaataaaaaagcacgCCTCAGCCGTtctagtaataataataattatgtgaaAATTTGTGGAATCCAAATTAAGCACATAAGCCCTTATCTGTGAGTGAGGTTGATTAGAATTGGAGGCGGCTAGAGAAAGTTTGGCCAAATGCCCAATTAGAAGGAACAATATCTTGGAAAATTCTGGTGTCTCCATCAGTGGTTGTGACCTTAAATGACAAAGATTGGCCATTCAAATAAGCATTTGATTGCCAATTAGCACCCCAATTTCTTGACATAGCCATCCAACCAGATTTGGAGCCTTTAATGGACACAGATTGGATTGATCCAGCACCACCTATATTGCTGATTAACACTAGTTCAAAGTAGTCTCTCCCGTTCACACTGAACCTAGCCCCTCCATGCTTTTTGCAAGGAACCCTGCCAAAAATacaatcaaaacattttaattgTCACAACAATATAATTGACATGTCATTGCTCTAACACAAAATGAATGAGTTTAAGTGTATAATAAGCTCTAATTATCAATAGATCGTTCGAGAATATTGAATTCAAATCATGACTAAAACTATGTTTAGTTAGACTTTACTTAACTTTTAGCCGAGCTCCAGATTAACAAGATGCGTTTTCTTGATGAATCAGAGagttaatataaaaaacatgtCATTGATTAAAGACATGTCTAATATCTAACATATATAAGTGTTTGATCCCAACTTATGATATAGTTACATTAAATATCttccattttttaaattatgtctAGTTAGTGCCGACATGATTATTACTGAAAGATACAgtacaaattcattaaaattctaACCTTTGGAATAAAACGGGGATGATCCCACCTCTGTAGATTCCAATCTTTTCCCAAGCAGGTTGAGCCATATCAAAATGCTTGAGAGGTGGGTTGCACCATCCTCCATTGTTGTTTGGAAGATCATAATTAGGAGGACAGAAATTAGTGGCAGTTATGGTAATAGATCTTCCTTTTATGCACCATCTTGGATCTGTTTTATAATCACAAATGATTTTATAGCACTCCCCACATGAAGCTCCATCATTAAACAAAGCAGTACTTAAAGCAGCTGTTCTAGTTCCATATCCTGTTGAATACAGATTCCCATAACCACATGCTCCTCCTGCACTCCTCATAAACAAAACATTAAACAATCAAACTTTTAAATCTCGGTCAATTTTGTAGAGAATCACAGTCAAATATGACAGACGACAAATGCAGTCTCAATTGTGGCTGCAGAAAcatcaaaaactaaaaatacttaAAACTACTAATAGTATAATATTGAAAGGTGGAGTAACAAGGGCTTACCCATAGTCCCTGAAGCATCACTACCCCCATAAAAAGTGGCATGACCATTGGTCCATCCTGAAGGTGAGAAGGCATAGGAATTTAATGTGAAAAAGCATAATCCAATGAGGGTGgtcaaaataaacaaaagtttggtcattttgttattGGTGGTTGATGAATGCTCAAGACACTTAGTAAAGGAATGTAGAAAGATAGAATGTAATACAAAAACAGAATTTGTATTTACAGTTAATGTCATATCAAAGCACAAAAGGTTTGTGTATAAATAAGGGGTTAGAGTGCATAAGGCAAGAATGGGACATGTGAGGTGGTGCAAGATGAGAAAGctaagaaattatttttattgtttattaaattgattttaatctGTACAACTACACAGAGTTTTGAAGGTTATTCAATTATTCCCATGTTCTCATCAGACTTTGTCTTCCCACCCCACATGCTCATCCCAACGTAAGAGCCGTGATTGAATCAAAACCCACAACCCCATTTGctcctctttttttttcttctttttttctgtCCCTATATTTTTGCTCATTTCAGATCCCAATGTTTACTTAATAATTCTTATATAATCCTATTACCTATTTAGCACAACCAGACAAAGAATTACCATCAAGATAAATGTTTACTATCTTAGTCTACTGGTGCAACTGGTTGATTCGTAATGTTTACCAATGTTGTAAATTGACTAAATTCCAAAATACTAAGTTTAATTCctacttataaaaaaaccaaaataaaatgtttaagaTGCATTCAAACAATAATATAAACGATATCGAAACTAATGCTAACATTTATTGAGTTATTATTTAGACATATGAAAtgctatataaaaaaatgaaataatattataataatttcagTACTAGATTGGTAAGGCTTAttcaattgataaattttaaaattattaaaaattttgcAGTTGTATATAAATGTTTTTACTgtataatttacatataaaaaaaattaagtactggttacttttttaattaatattacgatgaagtaaaaattaaatcttCCATCAACTTATCATTTTACTATTTAACTGTATCACCTCtcgaaaaaaaatatctatcaCCTAATTACTGTCAACCTTTTTATCTCCTGATGATCGATATAATTCTTGTCCTACATAGATCTGATGGTTTTGTTCCAATTTGTTGATAAAATGACCGAATAGTTTTATGAAATGGAACAAGCGGCATGAATCGTAACATAGATTTTCACATGGAAATGCATGACAATGTCGTTTTTGGTGAGCTACATCCACATGTTCCATTTTAGCTGCATAGATTGTCAGTTGTCTGTTAGTAAGCAACTTTAAAATAATACCTATGATTCAAAATGAGATAATTGACAACTAAATTATCCAAATAAATGATTCACCCAATCATACAGTGAACATTCATTCGTAAACCCTATAAGCCTGATCTATACAAGCCCTTCTGTGCCATGACAGCACCGACAAGCAAATTCACGTGACAACAAAGTTTACTGTGGGTTTTACAGACATAACAATTGAAATGCAAAATGTTTGATCTGTCACTATATTAcgattttcttaaaaaacattatttattttcccCTCAGACTAAGAACGGTTCTAAAATCTCAAACAAAACTCGAAATAGAAATTTGAATCATGCAATAAAGAACGGAGCACTTTATCCGAGggcaaaacaaaacaaattagGCCGAAGCAATTTATAATTAGAGATAACTCAATTATTCATCTCAAGTACTTCAAATTTTTTGGCCAATGAGTAAATTTTTTTCCACAGTAAAATTTTACAACTAAATCATTGATATGGTCCTAaataattgattgattttttcAGAAACTAAGATTATTCTCCGAACAAGGAAACAAACCATGATTGGAAATAAACAGTGAATATTGAAGTATATCCAGAGTCTTCCACCTAAAAAGTATAACCACGTTTTGAAAAGGTGGTATTAATGGAAGTTCTCCAAAGGATAAACATACGAAAATGTAGGAAATGGAGAGATCCTGACAGGAATTGGTAAGATAATACgaatataatcatcatcagaagTCATCGTCATCATCTTCCTCTTCAATATGTTTTGCCAGTTCTTGCTCTTGTTGTTGCCTCTCTCTACGCTTCTCAGCAATTTCCTTTTCCTTGTGAGTGTTTTTTGGAAAACGCAGTGCTTGAACAGCCTCATTGTGCATGTTAAGACAAAAGGCAATCCGAGAATTAAAGGCCAACTGAGGCTCATTTGTAGAGTAGATATCTCCAGTTTCCTTAGACACCATCCATTTATTAGTATGATCCAATGTTGCATCAATTGCCCCATCACGGATAGCCTTTGATATAATGCATTCGGCATCAGCAATGGGATTTGCGGAGCTCAACCTCAACTTCTGAGCTACATCAGCCAGGGAGATGCGAGAATATGATATACTGATGTTGCGCAAACCAGTCCGGATGACATTATGACGCAATCGAACGATTAAGTTATTGGTTCCATCTGTATTGAAAGTGGTAGCATACTTATCTGCAACATTCCTAAACAGCTCTAAATCACCAATCCGGACAGCCTGAAATTTCATAACATACAAACATGACCACAAAGAAGAACCACAATAAATAATGTACTATGGTTATAAGAAActtctattttaaatttggaagagacttctattttaaatttggaaGAGACCTCAAAATCAAACGAAATACAGCAGATCACGATTTAGAAActgaaaaaaaatatcttcCAAACTGTTTTATTACAGAATTTCAAAGGCAAATCTGTATCAGGTGCTTCAAATTTTGGCTGCCACAACTTTCAAAACCACTCCCTAAGGTGCGTGTCAAAAGCATTGAAGATGCACCGTGAAATTGTTTTTAACTAAACACAAATTTGTGACTTGTAATTAAGCACCAAAACTAAAGACCACAGGATGTTTGCCTGCTTTTGAAAAATAGGGCAAGGTAGAAAGGGCATACACAAATATTTATGAGGATATAAAATGGCTGCTTAATTAGAGCCAAGAGGTTCTCAACAGAGTTCAACTATATTAAAAGAACAAATGACATCGCATTTAAGCGGGTCTTCTATTTGCAGCTGTAGTAAACTGTATTTAGTAAAGAAATGACGCATGTCATAGCTTCTCTGATGTTTCATAATAAATCAATCAGATTTTTTCAATTCgaagttttcttcacaaatTTTTGCTTTGATATAACTCTTCAAAAAAGTAAGTTTGATGACAACAATGTCAggtaattcaaaattaaaaaacttatatacattttcaatttcattacaGTTGAGTAGTACAaaattataactattattatatcaaaatgATGCAAACCTCAGAATAGAAAACACAAGATAAATGAAATGGGCACAATGGATCGGTACTGTGTATTTTATTGAATGAAAAGTCAATGCAGATGAGAGTAAGATCCCAATCTACCCACAGATCTAGGCTCCACAGAGACAACGGTAATTCTCAGcctacaacaaaaaatattcacTTTACATACTCTCTACTGATAAGTTCCTCGGAGTCGTCGGAATCAAATTAGGAGTCGATGGAAATGGAGAAAGTCCTAATTTGATTCCGACAGCTCCAACTTATCATCTCCCCTCACACTCAAGCTTCTTATAACAGAATCACAAGATACACTACTCCTCCCACCTCAGATTTCCCAAACTACTTCCTATTTCACCTTACATAAACATTTCAAACCCTGGGCCTACCTGCTGATAACAGTTGGGGACCCATCACAAAACACACACAAGACAAGAGGTCTCACTTCATTCAGTAAAATAAATAGCCCCAAATCACTAATGTATTTCAAAATATTGCAGAAAAGACGATAATAAAAAATGTAGTACAATGCTAAAGTGTAAAAGACAAGGATGAAAAAGtggatgataaaaaaaaacccgTTGGAGTATTATCCGAGATTTCGTTTACATTCAAAGGTTTAATGCACTTTCCAGAATAGTTTGGCTTTAACATTTAGTCCCTATAGTTTCAGCTTATTCTGAAATAGGTCAACAAAAATTGGACTCTTACAGATTTAATTTCTTTCTAATTGAGTCCTTTCATCAACCTATGTTAGTATTAGTAATTAATACTGTGTAGTGTATGTTTCAATTGGCTACATTCTGGTGAggccaaaagagaaaagaactATTGAGTTTCTTTTTGCAGGACAGGACATTTTTTTACATCCTAGCTGACAAAAGTTTTTTCCAGATAAACtcagattaaaataaatttcataaaacGAAAATTATGCAGCCATCCATATTCTTCATTGTTTTTAGCTGAGCAAGACTATGCCTTCTCTTTCAATTAAATCTGGCTGACAGCAGCACCTAAACTTCTTGGTTCACAATTGTGCAATTTATGCCAAagttttggttaaaaatcatatatgTAAGATTTCATTGCAAATAGAGTCAAAAAATAAGAGATGAAGAATTCATTTAGGGTATAATAATTTGGCAAGGAACTggcaataaaaaaatagtaggGTGCTTAAGTCAGAAAAATTAGCCACACTCAACCAGTCGTGTGACTGACATTTCAATTGCCACGTCATAATTTTAAGAgctataaaaaatgataacagaAGCTACATAGCTGAAAAAGACAAATAACTAAAAGAACTTAatcaaaataagataaaacaaTGGAAACTACATTTACAATCaaaccaataaaataaaaagctcAATTTTATCCTGGGCCTTAATATAAATCTAAATAAGTATGGTTGATAATGTAAACTTACATTAGTAAGTTCAAAGTAAGGCCTCAAAGCTTTCTCCATTCCTTTCTGCACGAAGATAGTCCTCTCAGGAATTTCTCCCAACAGTAAACGCACTATAATCGCCCACTTGTTACACTGAATCCGAAAACCCTGAGCGGCAACCGGTGCTTTACGAGCAGCCTGCAGAAGAGACTCTTTTGCATCGGTATACTCCAACTGAATGGTCCGAATTTTCCCAAGGTAGAAGAGATAGCGACAGAACTAAACCAGAATGCAACAAATGAAGGCACGTCAAGAAAAGgaataaaaagtgaattttcaatttcaacatCAATTACTTAGATGGAACAAAAAACTAGAATGTACAATCGTCAAGAAGGTTCAACACAAAGGCATGATCACAAACATCCCTCAGACTGTAAGACCAAGTACAGAAGGTGGAGATTGCAGTCACCATGGGAATAAAGTCTATTGACATATAGAACAGCTAAATACCTGCTGGTTTGAATGTGCCTCAAATCGTGGAGCTTTAGACCTCAACTTTTCTGCCTGATCATATAGGTTGTAGTGGAGGTAGTTACGAAGTAACAGATTAAGAAGTGTTTCCTGCATCACATCACCAGGTAAGTAAATGATCCCATAACCTTCATAAGAGGAACCATAAAACAAGTCAAAACTAACCTGACCAAGCTCATCATGGCGCAGGGTAGCAATCCGGTGCAACTGAAAGAGGTTgctgaaaataaaaatacctGTTGGTTAGAAATATGTCAAATCCCATTTCAGTTGCAAATCTCACCAACTGCAGTGTCAAACACATGTATAATTATGTGTCTCTGAATTCATTCATTCTTCAATTGCAGAGACAAGCACCCAACTCACCCTCGAATTTCAGCAAGATCTCCAGTAAGCTCATAGctatatgaataataaaagaaCAGTCTCGAAGCAATAACATCAACAGTTCTTCTATTCAGGTTTTTGAGCCGATCAATGCTAGCTGAGGAACAAGCTTTGgcctaaaatgaaaaattaaagcAACCTACCTCAGCATATAATAAATCATAAGAGGTCAACTAACATATTCGATAACAGTATCCATCCATTCTAACCTCATTGTAACGTTTCTGATCAATCAGAAAAAGAAGCACAAGGAAATAACAATAGATTTCTAGCTCAGGCAACAAGTGCTTGGGTGGGGTTTGAATAGCTACAGATGTTGCAGTGTCCACTTCCATCTCATTACCATCATCCTATACATCCATGGAATAAGAACAAACcataaactataaaataaatggCGCAATCAAAAGTTTTATATGTCAAAGAAGCATTTTCAATAGGAACTAACTACTTTAGTAACTATAGCTGACACTAAATGTAAAAGGTTTAGAGTAGAGAAAACGAAATACCTTGGGATTGGGAAGATAAGAAGATAACCTAGAATGAGGCTCAGAAGCAAAAGGAAGAACGTGAGTGATGAAAGATGAGAGAATTGGCGCTGTTAGTTTGGGCCTCAACGCCATCGTAAGGCGCACGGCACGAGAAATTCTGCGAACTTCCTTGGAATTTGAACCGGTTTCAATGATTGATGCTATTTCTTTCAAATCTGCGAGATCGTAAACCAAGAGCGAAAAATAAACttcatgaaaacaaaatttagagagaaattaGTGAGAGGAAATGGTTTGAGTAAGATACGTACTTTGCAATGTGGATGGAATAGCTGAAGAAATGGAATGAGAAGGTGCTGGGTGATCTTTCATGTCTACGTCTTGAGTCATCTTCTACTTCAACAGATTCAACTACCACAGATAACACAAGCAAGAAATTGAGTTTGAGTTGGTGGATGGAAACCCTAACACGGTGGAGTGAGGGATACGACGACGATGATACACAAAGCAAGTGACAGGGTCGCGTCTTCTTTCAAACAAAGCCTATTCGCAGGGAGAACGAAAAGTGTTTTTTCACTAATTAATAATGGgctttttcattaattaatggGCTttccaaataattttaaaaaaaaaaactaagaaaaatGGGGGGTGGTGTGAATAACACTAACAAATATGTATTTCTCAAAGCATTTACGGGCTGAAACGAGAAAGCCCAACGACATCCAAGTGGAGCTAAGAAGCCCAACAGCAAACAACAATGGTGCCTCCCAATCCCTCGTTGCTAGCTAAGCTTGAAAGAAGTAAAAGTGGAGAACACGAAACGGAACATGGTGGTGAGAGTGAGAGGGGTAGACCAACTTCCAGTTTCATTTTCAGTTTCAGTTAACTCTTGCTCAAACCCTAACTTCCATTCAAACTCactcttcttcttctcctcTTCTTCAATGCGTTCTACGTTCACACTATTTCGCAGTCTCACGCTCTCCACTCTCCACTCACCCCGAACACTCCCTTCACCGCTCCTCCCACGCCAGTTCCCGTGCCTCTGCGTTCGCGCCGAGCAGTTGGTTCTCCACGAAGAGCTTCCGGAAAACGACATTTTCCGTTTCGACCGGTATTTGGCGGTGGAAGCGGAGGCTGATGAGAAGCGGCTGCCGCGTCCGGAAGTTGAGGTGATGGAGTTGAATGAGGTTCCGGAGCTTTGGCGGAGGTCGAGAGTGGCGTGGCTGTGCAAGGAACTGCCGGCACACAACGCGGGAACTCTGATTAGGATTCTGAATGCGCAGAGGAAGTGGTTGAGGCAGGATGACGCCACATATCTCATTATGCATTGCTTACGTATTCGAGAGAACGAAACTGCGTTTAGGGTCAGTCTCTACTTCTTTTAGTTtcatttatttacattttggtAACTTTTTTACAGTGATTTTGTTTGTGGAAATTGACGAGAACCATACTCTTCAATTCAGTTTGTTGGAGCCTAGAGGGAGAGTTTTCatgaaattttacattttagcAAAAATTTCAGGCTGTGAAACCTAGTCTTGTTTAAAGTTCTTTATGCTAGAAACTTGGGGAGGAATTATGGTTTCAGGGAAATGTTTTAGTTACTAATAGCAGTTGATTATTAGTTAGTATATGCCTGTATTTCTGGAGAATCATGGGTGAAAGCACATATATATTGAATGGTGTAAAGCTTGGTATATGCCTATATATTTCTGGAGAATTATTTGTGAAGGCACTTAGATATTGAATGGTATAAGGCTTCCTTGTCGTTTTTCTTACATCAATAtttatcatgttttttttttaaaagaaacctTGACTTTTTCTATCAAACCAGCCCTTTGCCCCTCATGTGGTTTTGGTTGTTTATCCTGTGTTTCCTTCTGCTGATTGGAATTTGTATTTGGCTGCGATTATTTATTTGCCTGATTACTTTAGTTGAACATCTTTGAAAATATCACCATAAGCTGTAAtttgttctcaattttttttgttctgcCTAAAGGTATACAAATGGATGATGCAACGGAGTTGGTATCGATTTGATTTTGCTCTTGCTACCAGGCTAGCAGATTACATGGGCAAAGAGCGGAAGTTTTCAAAGTGCCGTGAGGTATTTGATGATATTATCAATCAAGGCCGTGTTCCCAGTGAGTCAACGTTCCATATATTGATTGTGGCTTACCTTAGTTCTCCCGTTCAAGGTTGTTTGGATGAAGCATGTGGCATTTTCCACCGAATGATTCAGTTGGGTGGATATCAACCTCGTCTTAGCTTGCATAATTCCCTCTTCAAAGCTCTTTTAAGCAAACCAGGGATCTTTTCAAAGCAGTACCTTAAGCAAGCTGAGTTTATATATCACCGTTTGGTTACAACTGGACTTGATGTACATAAAGATATTTATGGTGGCCTAATTTGGCTGCATAGCTATCAGGATTCCATAGACAAAGAAAGAATAGGTGCATTGAGGGAAGAGATGCTACATGCTGGAATTGATGAAAGCGAAGAAGTGCTGGTATCAATCTTGAGGGCTTGTGCAAGGGAGGGGGAGGTGGAGGAAGCAGAGAACGCATGGTCCAAACTTTTGCAGTTCAAAAGCAGCCCCCCGTCACATGCTTTTGTGTACAAAATGGAAGTATACTCTAAGGTTGGTATGCCTATGAAGTCCTTGGAGATATTTAGGGAAATGCAGTTCAAACTAGGTAAGACAAGTGTTGcagcatataataaaataatagagatACTTTGCAAAGCACAAGAATCCGAATTTGCAGAATCAATCATGACCGATTTTGTCAAGAGTGGTCTGAAGCCATTTACACCATTATATGTTTATATGCTAAACATGTACTTCAATTTGGAATCACATGATAAATTGGAAGAGGCATTCTCTCAATGCATGGAGAAATGTCGTCCAAATAGTGTCATATACAGTATATATTTGGATTCTTTGGTGAAAGTCGGTAATCTTGACAAGGCTGAGGATATCTTTAGCCAAATGTTTCGTGAAGCGACTATTGGTGTCAATGCCCGATCATGTAACACCATCTTACGTGGATACCTATATTCGGGAAATCACTTAAAGGCGGAGAAGATCTACGACTTAATGTGCCAAAAGAAGTATGAAATTGATGCCCCATTAATGGAAAAGCTGGACTATATCTTGAGCTTGAGAAGGAAAGATATTAAAAAACCAATGAGCCTGAAGCTAAACAAAGAACAGAGAGAAATACTAATTGGGATGCTTTTAGGTGGTTTGCATATTGATTCTGATGACCAAAGGAAGAACCACATTATCCGTTTTAATTTTGATGGCAATTCTGCCAACCATTATACCTTGAAGAGTCATATATATCACCAGTTTGTTGAGTGGCTACATCCTACTTTTAAGCCACGTGATGACAGTGAGAACATACCAGATAATTTTTGCACCATTGCAAGCTCTTATTTTGGCTTTTACGCCGATCAGTTTTGGTCAAAAGGTCAACCTACAATTCCAAAACTTGTTCATAGGTGGTTGTCCCCATGTGTTCTTGCATACTGGTACATGTATGGAGGCCATCAAAATTCATCGGGGGATGTTTTGCTAAAGATTAAGGGAAGTCGTGAGGGTGTTGAGAATATTGTCAAAAAGTTCAAAGCCATGTCCATGGATTGTAAAGTCAAGAGAAAGGGAAAGGTATTCTGGATTGGTATTCTGGGAAGCAATACGACTTGGTTCTGGAAATTGGTTGAGCCATATATTCTAGAAGATGTAAGAGATTTCACTAAGGCACGTGAGAATATGATGGGGCAGGATTTAATGGAAACTCTAGACATTAACTTCAATAGTGAATCAGACGAATGAAAAAGGGGATACTGCATTGATGAATGATGATCATGTTTGCCTGACTAGGTTATGCTTTTACCCTGGTGGTTAGAAGCTGAAAACATGTATggtttttgttcattttattttaggCTGAAGTAACTGCCACAGTTGCAAAAATGAAGGCCTTCTGGAATATTTTGATCACTATCCTTTGAAATATCTGCTTGTACATTCCTAATTTCCAATGCAAATGAGAATTAGAAAGTAGATATCTTACTGTGTTATCTAGTTCGTGCATGTTTGATTTGGTGTGAAAAATTCCAAACCAGCCCAGACCGTGGCTTGGGAGTTCCAAATGCCATTATAGTTATTCTGCATAATAGATAGTTTAtgttttctttcaactttgttgtaatattgtttaaaatggTCATGTAAGAAATATtctttaacactttttttttccaACATTTGTGTTATTATTAGTCCTTGAAGTTGAAGATCACTCCTATAAAAACACCGTAAACACCAAATTTAAAATGATACAACCCTCACATGTTCTTTCTGTTGTGTGTAAAAAATGATTGTTTTGCAAAAGATGCCCACATGGTGCTTAAAGTGACGGCGTGAGATTGTGTATGGTAACAGTATGATACCTATTTCTGGGTTTGGAGGTAGCAAACCTTGAAGCAACTTTTGCCATCTATTTTTCATGTCTTATATATGTTAGTTCAGTTTTTTCATATTAGAATTTGGCTTTGCATATATACCACATGACATAATTCAGATTTAactgtatatttatatatacttaTTTATGTCCATTTTATAAATGGATGCTCTGTTGATTATTCTCATCTATCTATTACTCTATTAGAACTCTAAACCCTTCTGAGACACATTACAAGTTTTGGTGCTTCAATTTCCCACATAACTCGTGTG
The genomic region above belongs to Cicer arietinum cultivar CDC Frontier isolate Library 1 chromosome 4, Cicar.CDCFrontier_v2.0, whole genome shotgun sequence and contains:
- the LOC101505027 gene encoding expansin-A11 gives rise to the protein MTLTVNTNSVFVLHSIFLHSFTKCLEHSSTTNNKMTKLLFILTTLIGLCFFTLNSYAFSPSGWTNGHATFYGGSDASGTMGGACGYGNLYSTGYGTRTAALSTALFNDGASCGECYKIICDYKTDPRWCIKGRSITITATNFCPPNYDLPNNNGGWCNPPLKHFDMAQPAWEKIGIYRGGIIPVLFQRVPCKKHGGARFSVNGRDYFELVLISNIGGAGSIQSVSIKGSKSGWMAMSRNWGANWQSNAYLNGQSLSFKVTTTDGDTRIFQDIVPSNWAFGQTFSSRLQF
- the LOC101505349 gene encoding probable 26S proteasome non-ATPase regulatory subunit 3, translated to MTQDVDMKDHPAPSHSISSAIPSTLQNLKEIASIIETGSNSKEVRRISRAVRLTMALRPKLTAPILSSFITHVLPFASEPHSRLSSYLPNPKDDGNEMEVDTATSVAIQTPPKHLLPELEIYCYFLVLLFLIDQKRYNEAKACSSASIDRLKNLNRRTVDVIASRLFFYYSYSYELTGDLAEIRGNLFQLHRIATLRHDELGQETLLNLLLRNYLHYNLYDQAEKLRSKAPRFEAHSNQQFCRYLFYLGKIRTIQLEYTDAKESLLQAARKAPVAAQGFRIQCNKWAIIVRLLLGEIPERTIFVQKGMEKALRPYFELTNAVRIGDLELFRNVADKYATTFNTDGTNNLIVRLRHNVIRTGLRNISISYSRISLADVAQKLRLSSANPIADAECIISKAIRDGAIDATLDHTNKWMVSKETGDIYSTNEPQLAFNSRIAFCLNMHNEAVQALRFPKNTHKEKEIAEKRRERQQQEQELAKHIEEEDDDDDF
- the LOC101505679 gene encoding pentatricopeptide repeat-containing protein At2g15820, chloroplastic encodes the protein MVVRVRGVDQLPVSFSVSVNSCSNPNFHSNSLFFFSSSSMRSTFTLFRSLTLSTLHSPRTLPSPLLPRQFPCLCVRAEQLVLHEELPENDIFRFDRYLAVEAEADEKRLPRPEVEVMELNEVPELWRRSRVAWLCKELPAHNAGTLIRILNAQRKWLRQDDATYLIMHCLRIRENETAFRVYKWMMQRSWYRFDFALATRLADYMGKERKFSKCREVFDDIINQGRVPSESTFHILIVAYLSSPVQGCLDEACGIFHRMIQLGGYQPRLSLHNSLFKALLSKPGIFSKQYLKQAEFIYHRLVTTGLDVHKDIYGGLIWLHSYQDSIDKERIGALREEMLHAGIDESEEVLVSILRACAREGEVEEAENAWSKLLQFKSSPPSHAFVYKMEVYSKVGMPMKSLEIFREMQFKLGKTSVAAYNKIIEILCKAQESEFAESIMTDFVKSGLKPFTPLYVYMLNMYFNLESHDKLEEAFSQCMEKCRPNSVIYSIYLDSLVKVGNLDKAEDIFSQMFREATIGVNARSCNTILRGYLYSGNHLKAEKIYDLMCQKKYEIDAPLMEKLDYILSLRRKDIKKPMSLKLNKEQREILIGMLLGGLHIDSDDQRKNHIIRFNFDGNSANHYTLKSHIYHQFVEWLHPTFKPRDDSENIPDNFCTIASSYFGFYADQFWSKGQPTIPKLVHRWLSPCVLAYWYMYGGHQNSSGDVLLKIKGSREGVENIVKKFKAMSMDCKVKRKGKVFWIGILGSNTTWFWKLVEPYILEDVRDFTKARENMMGQDLMETLDINFNSESDE